From Thermofilaceae archaeon, the proteins below share one genomic window:
- a CDS encoding methyltransferase, with product MLRVEPKRDLVSVVRAKLALRVLNVLVRAVHGRFRFKGVEVVVPKGCFAPTFVSTSLLYDTALDAVKGCKLGCEIGTGVGSLALALVGSLGVEIVGTDVDLRCLREAGLNARRNSLDPLFHAVACVNAQALRGDSFDFVVINPPYLPLPPEGPAGTAACGGLQLELLNAMLQDGVRVARKGGLIVFTTSSLTTVSGAKLVGERWAVLDSVRSYLYVK from the coding sequence ATGCTGAGGGTTGAGCCGAAGCGTGACCTCGTGAGCGTGGTTCGCGCTAAGCTTGCGCTTCGCGTGTTGAACGTGCTGGTCAGAGCCGTTCATGGCCGCTTCAGGTTTAAGGGGGTTGAGGTGGTTGTGCCGAAGGGCTGCTTCGCGCCGACTTTTGTATCGACGAGCCTCCTCTACGACACGGCCCTCGACGCTGTAAAGGGGTGCAAGTTGGGCTGCGAAATCGGCACTGGCGTGGGCTCCCTCGCTCTAGCGTTGGTGGGGTCGCTGGGGGTTGAAATCGTCGGGACGGATGTGGATTTGAGGTGCCTGAGGGAGGCCGGGCTAAACGCTAGGAGGAATAGCCTCGACCCTCTCTTCCACGCTGTGGCTTGCGTCAACGCGCAGGCTCTGAGGGGCGACTCATTCGACTTCGTAGTCATCAACCCGCCATACCTTCCTCTGCCGCCAGAAGGGCCGGCTGGTACGGCGGCGTGCGGGGGCCTGCAGCTGGAGTTGCTCAACGCCATGCTCCAGGACGGTGTGAGGGTTGCCAGAAAAGGGGGTTTGATCGTGTTCACGACCTCGAGCTTGACGACAGTATCCGGAGCGAAGCTGGTGGGCGAGCGCTGGGCCGTGCTCGATAGCGTTCGATCCTACCTTTACGTCAAGTAG
- a CDS encoding TldD/PmbA family protein, with protein MREDLAKLALDEASRLGASFSEVRFEDTVRELIVYVNGRVVTLSFQRSVGAGIRVLHDGSIGFASTSDLSKEGVLAAVREAVKAAKAAAPGDRRLAPNPAKSARYRIEGVKRHPAVVSLEEKLDLVKRAYGVAKEGGAASATARYGAHYGVVEVYASDGTSVSAERLVVGVSAAVVLREADRVGDGAEAHGASRGIEVFEIRTPEQIAEQALAHARDSLRASRPPAGYLTVITRPELTGVFAHESFGHLTEGDFVAAGTSPLTGKLGEKIASDAVTIVEAGFDERGGYVLLADDEGVPTRRVVLVERGVLKGYLHSRESAALLGMEPTGNGRAQSFNHEVIVRMRNTFFEAGDWSEEEMIQETRYGLILDKPAGGQVEEDGTFTFNARIGYLIEGGEIKEPVRDVVLAGNILEMLKHVDAASKEVVLYTSPFGGCGKMGQMVHVGDGGPALRTTLLVGGEKR; from the coding sequence ATGCGAGAGGATTTAGCCAAGCTGGCTCTGGACGAGGCTTCCAGGCTTGGTGCAAGCTTCTCCGAGGTTAGGTTCGAGGACACGGTTAGGGAGCTGATCGTCTACGTCAACGGCAGGGTCGTCACTTTGAGCTTCCAGCGGAGCGTGGGAGCCGGCATCCGAGTGCTGCACGATGGGAGCATCGGCTTCGCTTCAACGAGCGACTTGAGCAAGGAGGGGGTCCTCGCCGCGGTTAGAGAGGCTGTGAAGGCGGCTAAGGCTGCTGCCCCGGGCGACAGGCGGCTGGCCCCCAATCCCGCCAAGTCCGCGCGCTACAGGATCGAGGGGGTTAAGCGCCACCCGGCCGTGGTGTCTCTCGAGGAGAAGCTGGACTTGGTCAAGCGCGCATACGGCGTAGCGAAGGAGGGGGGAGCAGCATCGGCCACGGCTAGGTACGGAGCCCACTACGGGGTTGTCGAAGTCTACGCGAGCGATGGTACATCGGTCTCGGCCGAGAGGCTAGTGGTGGGCGTATCAGCAGCGGTTGTGCTGAGGGAGGCGGATCGGGTGGGCGACGGCGCTGAAGCCCATGGCGCTTCGAGAGGGATTGAAGTGTTCGAGATTAGAACCCCCGAGCAGATCGCAGAGCAGGCTTTAGCTCACGCGCGCGACTCTCTGAGGGCTTCCCGCCCTCCCGCCGGCTACCTGACGGTGATCACGAGGCCTGAGCTCACCGGCGTCTTCGCGCACGAGAGCTTCGGACACCTGACGGAGGGGGACTTCGTCGCGGCCGGTACGAGCCCCTTGACCGGTAAGCTCGGCGAGAAGATCGCGAGCGACGCGGTTACGATTGTTGAGGCGGGCTTCGACGAGAGGGGGGGCTACGTCCTGCTTGCCGATGATGAGGGCGTCCCGACGAGGAGGGTCGTCCTGGTCGAGAGGGGTGTGCTGAAGGGCTACCTGCACAGCAGGGAGAGCGCGGCTCTGCTGGGGATGGAGCCCACGGGGAACGGGAGGGCGCAATCCTTCAACCATGAGGTGATCGTGAGGATGCGCAACACGTTCTTCGAGGCGGGCGACTGGAGCGAGGAGGAGATGATCCAGGAGACGAGGTACGGCTTGATTCTGGATAAGCCAGCGGGAGGGCAGGTGGAGGAGGACGGGACTTTCACGTTTAACGCGAGGATCGGCTACCTGATCGAGGGGGGCGAGATCAAGGAGCCCGTGAGGGACGTGGTGCTCGCCGGGAACATCCTTGAGATGCTGAAGCACGTTGACGCGGCGTCGAAGGAGGTGGTGCTATACACTAGCCCCTTCGGTGGGTGCGGGAAGATGGGTCAGATGGTCCACGTGGGTGACGGCGGCCCGGCTCTCAGGACTACGCTCCTCGTAGGGGGTGAGAAGCGGTGA
- a CDS encoding amino acid permease, with translation MSTATVLRRQLNLLDAVSIGLGAIIGAGIFVLVGIAAGLAGPAVLLAVVLSGVSATFTALSFAELGSALPKAGGIYEYGHTLIHPLVGFLMGWMWVSGNIVLGATASQGFGYYLTALAPQVDFRAAAAALVVAVTAVNILGAKLSARVNNVLVAVKVAALLFLVAVGVGRIDLSNFHPFAPKGFAPILEATALFYFAYIGFPRIAMIAEEVVEPERNIPRAILTALWTSATLYLLVTATAVGVAGWQRLSESNAPLEDVARMLGFSWIVGVGGLFATLSVVLTSVMGQSRVFFAMARNGEIPKTLSKVHPRLGTPVYTILLSGAIMLILVLSVDIKGLAMVTSFLVLLTHVLTNVADVVLWRRGRTPPFAAPLRPLHAILGAALSLVLAFSVESRALVWGFVIIAAGAAWYYAWLGLSREKEG, from the coding sequence GTGAGCACCGCCACAGTGCTAAGGCGCCAGTTGAACCTCCTAGACGCAGTGTCGATCGGCCTGGGGGCTATCATTGGGGCTGGGATTTTCGTCCTGGTGGGCATCGCGGCAGGGTTAGCTGGGCCAGCCGTCCTCTTGGCGGTCGTGCTCTCGGGCGTGAGCGCTACCTTCACCGCCCTAAGCTTCGCTGAGCTGGGCTCAGCCCTACCGAAGGCCGGGGGGATCTACGAGTATGGTCACACGCTGATCCACCCGCTCGTCGGCTTCCTAATGGGTTGGATGTGGGTCTCCGGGAACATCGTCCTGGGCGCCACGGCTAGCCAGGGGTTTGGCTACTACCTGACTGCGCTCGCACCCCAGGTTGACTTCAGAGCCGCAGCCGCAGCGCTCGTGGTGGCAGTCACCGCGGTGAACATCCTTGGCGCGAAGCTGTCCGCGCGGGTTAACAACGTCCTCGTGGCCGTCAAGGTGGCAGCCCTCCTCTTCCTCGTGGCCGTGGGGGTCGGGAGGATCGACCTGAGCAACTTCCACCCCTTCGCCCCCAAGGGCTTCGCGCCGATCCTAGAGGCTACGGCGCTCTTCTACTTCGCCTACATCGGATTCCCGCGGATCGCCATGATAGCCGAGGAGGTCGTCGAGCCCGAGCGGAACATCCCACGGGCGATCCTCACAGCCCTCTGGACCTCAGCCACCCTCTACCTCCTCGTGACCGCAACAGCTGTGGGCGTCGCGGGTTGGCAGCGGCTCTCCGAGAGCAACGCGCCCCTCGAGGATGTCGCTCGGATGCTCGGCTTCAGCTGGATCGTAGGCGTGGGCGGGCTCTTCGCGACGCTGAGCGTCGTGCTCACTTCGGTGATGGGCCAGTCGAGAGTGTTCTTCGCGATGGCTAGGAACGGCGAGATCCCCAAAACCCTCTCCAAGGTTCATCCGAGGCTGGGAACCCCCGTGTACACCATCCTCCTGTCCGGGGCGATCATGCTGATCCTCGTCCTATCCGTGGACATCAAGGGCCTGGCGATGGTGACAAGCTTCCTCGTGCTGCTCACCCACGTACTCACGAACGTGGCCGATGTCGTGCTATGGCGGAGGGGCCGTACCCCACCCTTCGCAGCCCCCCTCAGGCCGCTGCACGCGATCTTGGGCGCCGCATTGAGCCTCGTCCTCGCTTTCAGCGTTGAAAGCAGGGCGCTGGTGTGGGGGTTCGTGATCATCGCGGCCGGCGCAGCTTGGTACTACGCCTGGCTGGGGTTATCGAGGGAAAAAGAGGGTTGA
- the hypA gene encoding hydrogenase nickel incorporation protein HypA, whose translation MVHEWALAEAIVASAVKASGGRRIKLVKVILGELQNADPQVLEFALEELKRGTPMEEAQVQLEMQPAEFECGVCKSSWRLSDLSIGEGEREAIHFVPELVHAFVRCPSCGSPDFKVVKGRGVWIGGVEVE comes from the coding sequence GTGGTCCACGAGTGGGCTCTAGCAGAGGCGATTGTTGCTTCAGCGGTTAAAGCATCGGGTGGGAGGCGGATCAAGCTGGTCAAGGTAATCTTGGGCGAGCTCCAGAACGCTGACCCCCAGGTGCTGGAGTTCGCGTTGGAGGAGCTCAAGAGGGGCACGCCGATGGAGGAGGCGCAGGTTCAGCTTGAAATGCAGCCGGCCGAGTTCGAGTGCGGCGTCTGCAAGTCGTCGTGGAGGCTCTCGGACCTGTCAATAGGTGAGGGGGAGCGTGAGGCGATCCACTTCGTCCCGGAGCTCGTCCACGCTTTCGTCCGCTGCCCCTCGTGCGGGAGCCCCGACTTCAAGGTTGTTAAGGGTAGGGGGGTCTGGATTGGAGGCGTCGAGGTCGAGTGA
- a CDS encoding C69 family dipeptidase — MCDTLVALRGATREGVTIFAKNSDREPNEAQVVEYHPRRRAVEERVKCTYVEVEQVDEVYAVLICRPYWMWGAEMGVNEHGVAIGNEAVFTRVPYARTGLTGMDLVRLALERSRSAREAVDWITRLLEEHGQGGSCSATRGFYYHNSFLIADPGEAWILETAGREWVARRVREVGSISNALSIGSGWDLASKGVSELASRGEFNFAGRFSDWFYTRMARGRERQAFTEGKLRGARGSIDFFFIASLLRSHSFEPYDPCRGSMRDVCMHAGGLTRPSQTACSLIALLYDRAPLAFTTGTSTPCIGMFKPVLLDAGLPDLGPVPTGRYDGGRSYWWRHEALSRRINFSYRRYAPHIAAEMGELEREFHARALSLREAYLKGEASAEAFRRLTLEAFEAAARVEEKWLQRVEPGRCLNPFYASYWRRVNRAAGL, encoded by the coding sequence ATGTGCGACACGCTCGTCGCGCTGAGGGGCGCGACCCGGGAGGGGGTGACGATCTTCGCGAAGAACAGCGACCGCGAGCCCAACGAGGCGCAAGTGGTGGAGTATCACCCGCGCAGGCGGGCGGTGGAGGAGAGGGTGAAGTGCACCTACGTTGAGGTCGAGCAGGTGGACGAGGTGTACGCGGTGCTCATCTGCCGGCCGTACTGGATGTGGGGTGCGGAGATGGGGGTGAACGAGCACGGCGTCGCTATCGGGAACGAGGCCGTCTTCACCAGGGTGCCATACGCCAGGACAGGGTTGACCGGCATGGACCTCGTCAGGCTCGCGCTGGAGAGGAGTAGGAGCGCCAGGGAGGCGGTTGACTGGATCACGCGCCTCCTCGAGGAGCACGGGCAGGGGGGCAGCTGCAGCGCGACCCGGGGCTTCTACTACCACAACTCCTTCCTCATCGCCGACCCCGGTGAGGCGTGGATCCTCGAGACTGCCGGGCGCGAGTGGGTGGCGAGGCGCGTCAGGGAGGTGGGCTCCATCTCAAACGCCCTCTCGATAGGATCCGGCTGGGATCTGGCCTCGAAGGGGGTTTCAGAGCTCGCCTCAAGGGGGGAGTTCAACTTCGCCGGGAGGTTCTCGGATTGGTTCTACACGAGGATGGCGAGGGGGAGGGAGAGGCAGGCCTTCACCGAGGGGAAGCTCAGGGGGGCGAGGGGGTCCATAGACTTCTTCTTCATCGCCAGCCTGCTCCGGAGCCACTCGTTCGAGCCGTACGATCCTTGCAGGGGGTCCATGAGGGACGTGTGCATGCACGCTGGCGGGCTCACGAGGCCCTCTCAGACGGCCTGCTCCCTTATAGCGCTGCTGTACGATAGAGCGCCCCTCGCCTTCACCACCGGCACGTCCACCCCCTGCATCGGCATGTTCAAGCCCGTGCTCCTCGACGCCGGGCTGCCCGATTTGGGGCCCGTGCCCACCGGCAGGTATGACGGTGGGAGAAGCTACTGGTGGAGGCACGAGGCGTTGAGCAGGAGGATCAACTTCAGCTACCGGCGCTACGCTCCGCACATAGCCGCCGAGATGGGGGAGCTCGAGAGGGAGTTCCACGCTAGAGCACTGAGCCTGAGGGAGGCGTACCTCAAGGGTGAAGCATCCGCTGAGGCATTCAGGAGGTTGACGCTCGAGGCCTTTGAGGCGGCTGCGAGGGTGGAGGAGAAGTGGCTGCAGCGCGTCGAGCCCGGCCGGTGCCTCAACCCGTTCTACGCATCCTACTGGAGGAGGGTGAATAGGGCCGCCGGCCTATAG
- a CDS encoding VOC family protein, producing MFGRVTQVAIVVRDIERAATLWARLLGVEKPSIIETEEWEKTGMTYRGAPSRARAKLAFFNLGSITIELIEPIGGPSTWSEFLEQQGEGIHHIAFVVDDMEAAVRRLEELGGKLVQKGDFEGGSYAYVDARSSLGAIVELLTFKR from the coding sequence ATGTTCGGAAGGGTCACTCAAGTGGCGATCGTCGTCAGAGACATCGAGAGGGCGGCTACGCTCTGGGCAAGGCTGCTCGGCGTGGAGAAGCCGAGCATAATCGAGACGGAGGAGTGGGAGAAGACCGGCATGACCTACAGGGGCGCCCCGTCCAGGGCGAGGGCCAAGCTAGCCTTCTTCAACCTGGGGAGCATCACCATCGAGCTGATCGAGCCCATCGGAGGCCCCAGCACTTGGAGCGAGTTCCTCGAGCAGCAGGGCGAGGGGATCCATCACATCGCCTTCGTCGTGGACGACATGGAGGCGGCGGTAAGAAGGCTGGAGGAGCTTGGAGGCAAGCTGGTGCAGAAGGGGGATTTCGAGGGTGGATCCTACGCCTACGTCGACGCCAGGTCGAGCCTCGGGGCGATAGTGGAGCTCCTCACCTTCAAGCGCTAG
- a CDS encoding metallopeptidase TldD-related protein: protein MSKSDLLALAERGVERALELGADEAEVFLSVSMGRDVYSEGQRLKAVAPSSQSAQVRVAKGRRVAAAVATSCNRDVLEELVSRAVELASKVEEDPHWRGLPDPEPPLHSWVGYDEGVATAEIGWLAELVRGMIDEAQRTPGVKVTVASAGISVGRYAMANSRGVSVEERGTRCSIGIYLKAGEGTGGEWASSRSLLRDYYPIVDAAVKQALDASKASKLGETLKAPVLFRARTFAQLLASLLVPALSAMSVLEGFSPLANKLGQKVLGTLTILDDGTVPGGLATSFFDGEGVARRRTILVEDGVLKSFLHNTYTARRMGVASTGNASRGAGTVGVGPSNLIVMGGGYSESELEAEAALVADGTLLSVHTVNPVTGNFSVVVSNPYAAKGGELTPVKPVTVSGNIYEVAALIKPARRVKDTRTGIYTPDVLIGGLTVSG from the coding sequence GTGAGCAAGAGCGATCTGCTGGCACTAGCTGAGCGGGGGGTTGAGAGGGCTCTAGAGCTCGGCGCTGACGAGGCCGAGGTGTTCCTCAGCGTCTCCATGGGGAGGGACGTTTACTCGGAGGGGCAGCGGCTGAAGGCCGTCGCTCCCTCAAGCCAGAGCGCGCAGGTGCGCGTAGCTAAGGGGCGTAGAGTGGCTGCTGCTGTTGCAACCTCCTGCAACCGGGATGTGCTCGAGGAGCTCGTCTCCAGGGCGGTTGAGCTGGCATCGAAGGTCGAGGAGGACCCCCACTGGAGGGGGCTCCCCGACCCCGAGCCACCGCTGCACTCGTGGGTCGGCTACGACGAAGGGGTTGCTACCGCTGAGATCGGATGGCTCGCGGAGCTCGTCAGGGGCATGATTGATGAGGCCCAGCGCACCCCCGGCGTGAAAGTGACGGTTGCGAGCGCGGGCATATCGGTGGGGCGCTACGCCATGGCGAACTCCAGGGGTGTTTCCGTCGAGGAAAGGGGGACCCGCTGCTCCATCGGCATCTACCTGAAGGCGGGGGAGGGGACTGGTGGCGAATGGGCCTCCTCGAGGTCGCTCTTGCGCGACTACTACCCGATTGTCGATGCCGCCGTGAAGCAGGCCCTCGACGCCTCAAAGGCTTCGAAGCTCGGAGAAACACTGAAGGCCCCCGTCCTCTTCAGGGCGAGAACCTTTGCGCAGCTGCTCGCTAGCCTCCTCGTCCCCGCGTTAAGCGCGATGAGCGTCCTCGAGGGCTTCAGCCCGCTGGCCAATAAGCTCGGGCAGAAAGTTCTGGGAACCCTAACTATCCTGGACGATGGGACGGTGCCCGGTGGTTTAGCGACTAGCTTCTTCGACGGTGAAGGCGTGGCGAGGAGGAGGACGATCCTCGTGGAGGACGGTGTGCTGAAGAGCTTCTTGCACAACACCTACACGGCCCGCCGGATGGGCGTGGCGAGCACTGGCAACGCCTCGAGGGGCGCTGGCACAGTGGGCGTAGGGCCCTCGAACCTCATCGTGATGGGGGGAGGGTACTCGGAGAGCGAGCTGGAGGCTGAGGCCGCGCTCGTGGCCGACGGCACTCTCCTAAGCGTTCACACGGTGAACCCGGTGACGGGGAACTTCAGCGTTGTGGTCTCCAACCCGTACGCCGCGAAGGGGGGCGAGCTGACCCCTGTGAAGCCCGTCACCGTCAGCGGGAACATCTACGAGGTTGCGGCCCTCATCAAGCCGGCTCGGAGGGTGAAGGACACCAGAACGGGGATCTACACGCCCGATGTGCTCATCGGAGGTTTAACGGTGTCGGGCTAG
- a CDS encoding ATP-binding protein encodes MVVIERWEGYWLGGEKAWTLVYGRRKTGKTFLLKRYVGWDAYYTVGRSGYGVLERGGSELLPYREGLRAVIDSLRSGGTVVIDEFQRLPEWAWDWISSAAGSTRGRLVLCGSSVGIVSRVFDRRSPLLGALNPFRVDLASPSDAVRSLSRHLPPSRALLWSVLARDPWLLGLVEPTGDPDRVLADKARTLIPSAAGLIGEVFREEERELTRLYDATLRMLAQGYWSAGAVALKLYEAGLIDRPQASHVTGILDQLVKLGLAERLRLWRTRHARVYYRHRSSLLSMLMYVEERYPDERPPPETIRTLLGVEAQFFAGELLAEVKGLSRAYHVAAESEVDIVLTKGSAPVIGYEVKLGPIAPIEARRAAEKLKALGIPRVGLVSLSETPEGTADEALGPDDLVEMARRYAEERISKLTER; translated from the coding sequence ATGGTAGTGATAGAGAGGTGGGAGGGCTACTGGCTCGGCGGCGAGAAGGCCTGGACCCTGGTTTACGGCCGGAGGAAGACGGGGAAGACGTTCCTGCTGAAGCGGTACGTGGGCTGGGACGCGTACTACACGGTGGGGAGGAGCGGGTACGGGGTTTTGGAGAGGGGTGGAAGCGAGCTCCTGCCGTACAGGGAGGGGTTGAGGGCTGTCATCGACTCGCTGAGGAGCGGGGGCACGGTCGTCATCGACGAGTTCCAGCGGTTGCCCGAGTGGGCCTGGGACTGGATCTCGAGCGCAGCGGGGTCTACGAGGGGCAGGCTGGTGCTCTGCGGCTCCAGCGTGGGCATCGTGTCCCGCGTATTCGATAGGAGGAGCCCCCTCCTCGGAGCCCTCAACCCGTTCAGGGTGGACCTCGCCTCACCCTCCGACGCAGTCAGATCCCTCTCGCGCCACCTGCCGCCCAGCAGAGCCCTGCTCTGGAGCGTGCTCGCGCGGGACCCCTGGCTACTGGGCCTCGTTGAGCCCACGGGCGATCCGGACAGGGTGCTAGCGGATAAGGCCCGCACCCTAATCCCTTCTGCCGCCGGCCTCATCGGTGAAGTGTTCAGGGAGGAGGAGAGGGAGCTCACGAGGCTGTACGATGCTACCCTCAGAATGCTAGCGCAGGGGTACTGGAGCGCGGGCGCCGTAGCGCTGAAGCTTTACGAGGCGGGGCTCATCGATAGGCCCCAGGCCTCCCACGTCACAGGGATCCTCGACCAGCTCGTCAAGCTGGGGCTCGCGGAGAGGCTGCGGCTCTGGAGGACTAGGCACGCGAGAGTCTACTACAGGCACCGCTCCAGCCTCCTCTCGATGCTGATGTACGTGGAGGAGAGGTACCCGGACGAGAGGCCCCCGCCGGAGACGATAAGGACCCTGCTCGGCGTGGAGGCGCAGTTCTTCGCCGGGGAGCTTCTAGCCGAGGTTAAGGGGTTGTCGAGAGCCTACCACGTGGCGGCGGAAAGCGAGGTCGACATCGTGCTGACGAAGGGCAGCGCGCCGGTGATCGGCTACGAGGTGAAGCTGGGGCCCATAGCACCGATCGAAGCCCGCAGAGCCGCGGAGAAGCTGAAGGCGCTGGGGATCCCGCGCGTGGGGCTCGTGAGCCTCTCAGAGACGCCGGAGGGAACCGCGGATGAAGCGCTCGGGCCCGACGATCTCGTCGAGATGGCGAGGCGGTACGCGGAGGAGAGGATAAGCAAATTAACCGAACGATAG
- a CDS encoding alpha/beta hydrolase, with product MPALQERVTLATGLATVAYKWLPEAAPKALVVGVHGFAEHAGRYDHVGRYLAERGFALYMYDLRGHGRSEAPRGYVERFDQFVEDTEAFVRYAHRETGARTFLLGHSMGGLIAVLTAPRIGGELSGLITSGAAVELKVSATTRIMLQLMAALRPRARIATPVRAELLSKDPSVAQQYLSDPLVFKDPTLKLLVEFGRAVPRAWEAARRISLPALIMHGGDDQIVPPSASRRLYETLSSPDKTLRIYEGLRHEIFNEVERDKVLADLVDWLLKHTQ from the coding sequence GTGCCGGCCCTGCAGGAGCGTGTAACGCTCGCGACGGGCCTGGCGACTGTCGCCTACAAGTGGCTTCCCGAGGCTGCACCGAAAGCCCTCGTCGTCGGCGTTCACGGTTTCGCGGAGCACGCCGGCAGGTACGACCACGTCGGCCGCTACCTAGCGGAGCGCGGCTTCGCCCTCTACATGTACGATCTGAGGGGGCACGGCCGCAGCGAGGCGCCCCGCGGCTACGTCGAGCGCTTCGACCAGTTCGTCGAGGACACCGAGGCGTTCGTGCGGTACGCCCATCGAGAGACCGGTGCTAGAACCTTCCTGCTCGGGCACAGCATGGGTGGGCTGATAGCCGTTCTAACCGCGCCGAGGATCGGCGGTGAGCTGTCCGGGCTTATCACGAGCGGCGCGGCTGTGGAGCTGAAGGTCAGCGCTACCACGAGGATCATGCTGCAGCTCATGGCCGCCTTAAGGCCCCGCGCCAGGATAGCGACGCCCGTGCGAGCGGAGCTCCTCTCGAAGGACCCGAGCGTAGCCCAGCAGTACCTGAGCGACCCGCTCGTCTTCAAGGATCCGACCCTCAAGCTGCTCGTGGAGTTCGGTAGAGCGGTCCCCCGAGCCTGGGAGGCTGCCAGGCGGATCAGCCTGCCGGCGCTCATCATGCACGGGGGAGACGATCAAATCGTCCCGCCCTCGGCTTCGCGCAGGCTCTACGAAACCCTATCCTCACCCGATAAGACCCTGAGGATCTACGAGGGGTTGAGGCACGAGATCTTCAACGAGGTTGAGAGGGACAAAGTCCTCGCCGATCTAGTCGACTGGCTCCTCAAGCACACCCAGTGA
- a CDS encoding P-loop NTPase encodes MEASRSSEGLDPRLQVIPERLRGVSRIVVVCSGKGGVGKTLIASLSALIAARRGLAAGLLDLDFHGPSCRNVLGAFEAKPVEDRGLVPPVVAGVKLMSLDLFAGDAPLPLRGSDVTDAIVELLSVTRWGRLDLLVVDAPPGTGDELLDAVKLLPRLEALVVTTPSKLALAVVARLVALLKDLRIPVLGVLENMSSGGSSSVEEASRAWGVSYLGWLPLDPLVEEALGDPEKLLRTSVARRLEDVLRGVGLIA; translated from the coding sequence TTGGAGGCGTCGAGGTCGAGTGAAGGGCTGGACCCGAGGCTGCAGGTGATCCCCGAGCGCTTAAGAGGGGTTTCGAGGATAGTCGTGGTCTGCAGCGGAAAGGGTGGAGTGGGGAAGACCCTCATCGCGTCCTTGAGCGCGCTGATTGCAGCGAGGCGGGGGCTGGCGGCGGGCCTCCTCGACTTGGACTTCCACGGCCCCTCCTGCCGAAATGTCCTGGGGGCCTTCGAGGCGAAGCCCGTGGAGGATAGGGGGCTCGTGCCCCCTGTAGTCGCCGGTGTTAAGCTGATGAGCCTGGATCTCTTCGCGGGCGACGCCCCCCTGCCCCTGAGGGGCAGCGACGTTACCGACGCCATAGTTGAGCTGCTCTCCGTTACGAGGTGGGGGAGGCTGGACCTCCTGGTGGTTGACGCTCCTCCGGGGACTGGTGACGAGCTCCTCGACGCTGTAAAGCTCCTTCCGAGGCTGGAAGCTCTCGTCGTCACAACTCCCTCGAAGCTCGCCTTAGCTGTGGTAGCCCGCCTAGTAGCGCTTCTAAAGGATCTCAGGATCCCAGTCCTCGGTGTGCTCGAGAACATGAGCTCGGGAGGGAGCAGCTCGGTGGAGGAGGCCTCTCGAGCGTGGGGTGTCAGCTACCTGGGCTGGCTCCCCCTCGACCCCTTAGTGGAGGAAGCCCTCGGCGACCCTGAGAAGCTCCTGAGAACCTCGGTTGCGCGCAGGCTCGAGGATGTGCTCAGGGGGGTCGGGCTCATCGCCTGA